The proteins below come from a single Caenibius sp. WL genomic window:
- the cobU gene encoding bifunctional adenosylcobinamide kinase/adenosylcobinamide-phosphate guanylyltransferase — MSALLVLGGARSGKSRHAQVWAERHDGQLAFIATAQAFDAEMEERIARHRADRDARWRTWDAPFNLPETIGQAAPGAAAVLVDCLTLWLTNLMLAGRDVDAASAALQGAVRACPCPIALVANEVGFGIVPDNALARRFRDAAGRLNQQLAASVDGVVLVVAGLPLTLKGPPA, encoded by the coding sequence ATGAGCGCTCTGCTGGTCCTCGGCGGAGCGCGTTCGGGCAAGAGCCGCCATGCGCAGGTCTGGGCGGAACGGCATGACGGGCAGCTTGCCTTTATCGCCACCGCGCAGGCGTTCGACGCCGAAATGGAGGAACGTATCGCCCGCCACCGGGCGGACCGGGATGCCCGCTGGCGGACGTGGGATGCGCCGTTCAATCTGCCCGAAACGATCGGGCAGGCGGCACCGGGCGCGGCGGCGGTGCTGGTCGACTGCCTGACGCTGTGGCTCACCAATCTGATGCTGGCCGGGCGCGATGTGGATGCGGCCAGCGCGGCTTTGCAAGGCGCGGTGCGGGCTTGCCCGTGCCCGATTGCGCTGGTTGCCAACGAAGTCGGCTTCGGCATCGTGCCGGACAATGCGCTGGCCCGGCGGTTCCGCGATGCGGCGGGGCGGCTGAACCAGCAACTGGCCGCCAGCGTGGACGGCGTCGTGCTGGT
- a CDS encoding cobyric acid synthase, with amino-acid sequence MAGLMLQGTGSDVGKSVLVAGVCRALSNRGLHVLPFKPQNMSNNAAVTGDGGEIGRAQALQALAARAPLHSDMNPVLLKPQADRTSQLIVHGKVRGTLGSANFREARRGLLPEVMASYRRLEAQCDLVVVEGAGSPAEINLRAGDIANMGFAREAGVPVVLVGDIDRGGVIAAVVGTRAVLEPEDAAMIRGFIINKFRGDPALFTDGYAAIEQRSGWRGYGLVPWLSATARLPSEDAVVLERGLGKAGARKLIACPILPRIANFDDLDPLKTEPDVELVMVPPGQPIPAGAALVILPGSKATIADMRALRDQGWDIDILAHYRRGGAVLGICGGYQMLGHTIADPLGIEGAPGAVPGLGLLDVATELAGDKVLRPATGTALGKPLQGYEMHMGRTQGPDAARPFATLDGGRPDGAISVDGRVMGTYCHGLLGGGPLRAALLDWIGAHSAGGDHAYAVDTALDDIAAELERYCDIDGLLALAREHAA; translated from the coding sequence GTGGCTGGTCTGATGTTGCAGGGAACCGGCTCCGACGTGGGCAAATCGGTGCTGGTCGCGGGGGTTTGCCGTGCGCTCAGCAATCGCGGGCTGCACGTCCTGCCGTTCAAGCCGCAGAATATGTCGAACAACGCCGCCGTGACCGGGGATGGCGGGGAAATCGGCAGGGCGCAGGCCTTGCAGGCGCTGGCTGCGCGCGCACCGCTCCACAGCGATATGAACCCCGTGCTGTTGAAACCGCAGGCGGACCGGACTTCGCAACTGATCGTCCATGGCAAAGTGCGCGGCACGCTCGGTTCCGCCAATTTCCGCGAGGCGCGGCGCGGCCTGCTGCCCGAAGTCATGGCCAGCTACCGCCGGCTGGAGGCGCAGTGCGATCTGGTGGTGGTCGAAGGGGCGGGATCGCCCGCTGAAATCAATCTGCGCGCGGGCGACATCGCCAACATGGGCTTTGCGCGCGAGGCGGGGGTGCCGGTGGTGCTGGTCGGCGATATCGACCGGGGCGGGGTGATCGCGGCGGTGGTCGGCACCCGTGCGGTGCTGGAACCGGAGGACGCGGCGATGATCCGCGGGTTCATCATCAACAAGTTTCGCGGCGATCCGGCGCTGTTCACCGATGGCTACGCCGCGATCGAGCAGCGGTCCGGCTGGCGCGGCTATGGGCTGGTGCCGTGGCTCTCTGCGACGGCTCGTTTGCCGAGCGAGGATGCCGTGGTGCTGGAGCGCGGTCTGGGCAAGGCTGGCGCGCGCAAGCTGATCGCCTGCCCGATCCTGCCGCGCATCGCCAATTTCGACGATCTCGATCCCCTAAAGACGGAACCCGATGTGGAACTGGTGATGGTGCCCCCCGGCCAGCCGATCCCGGCCGGGGCGGCGCTGGTGATCCTGCCCGGTTCCAAGGCGACGATTGCCGATATGCGGGCCCTGCGCGATCAAGGATGGGATATCGATATCCTTGCCCATTATCGCCGTGGCGGTGCGGTGCTGGGCATTTGCGGGGGCTATCAGATGCTGGGGCATACGATTGCCGATCCGCTGGGGATCGAAGGCGCACCGGGCGCGGTGCCGGGGTTGGGCCTGCTGGATGTCGCCACCGAACTGGCCGGGGACAAGGTGCTGCGGCCCGCCACGGGCACGGCGCTGGGCAAGCCCTTGCAAGGTTACGAAATGCATATGGGGCGGACGCAGGGGCCGGACGCTGCGCGGCCTTTCGCCACGCTGGATGGGGGGCGGCCCGATGGCGCGATAAGCGTCGATGGCCGCGTGATGGGCACCTATTGTCATGGATTGCTGGGCGGCGGCCCCTTGCGGGCGGCGCTGCTGGATTGGATCGGCGCGCATTCGGCGGGGGGCGATCATGCCTATGCGGTCGATACCGCGCTGGACGATATCGCGGCGGAACTGGAACGGTATTGCGATATCGATGGCCTGCTCGCCCTGGCGCGGGAGCACGCGGCATGA
- the cbiB gene encoding adenosylcobinamide-phosphate synthase CbiB produces the protein MAEPVALAALMLDAVWGWPAWLYRRIGHPVGAFARIVAGCERRWNLPTYSECRRRMAGVATLLLLVLAGGGAGWAIQWLAHAALGPAGWIVVALCAFPGLAQHSLYCHVRAVAAPLAVGNLPAARRAVGMIVGRDTATLDDAGIARAALESLAESFCDGVAAPLFWLLVGGLPGLWAYKAVNTADSLIGHPEPPLRAFGWAAARTDDCANWLPARIAGVLLCCAGGGGWRIMARDHACHASPNGGWPEAAMAGALRVRLAGPVSYDGVAHDKSWIGDGAAPDAGAVRAGLWIYARACLMLWMIAGGCAWLV, from the coding sequence GATGCGGTATGGGGCTGGCCGGCCTGGCTCTATCGCCGGATCGGGCATCCGGTGGGGGCATTCGCCCGGATCGTCGCCGGGTGCGAACGCCGCTGGAACCTGCCCACGTATTCCGAATGCCGCCGCCGCATGGCAGGCGTGGCGACTCTGCTGTTGCTCGTCCTTGCAGGTGGCGGGGCGGGCTGGGCGATCCAGTGGCTGGCCCATGCCGCGCTCGGGCCAGCCGGGTGGATCGTGGTGGCATTGTGCGCCTTTCCCGGCCTCGCGCAGCACAGCCTCTATTGCCATGTCCGTGCGGTGGCCGCGCCGCTGGCGGTGGGCAATCTGCCAGCCGCGCGCCGGGCGGTGGGGATGATCGTCGGGCGCGATACCGCCACGCTGGACGACGCGGGTATTGCCCGCGCGGCGCTGGAAAGCCTGGCGGAAAGTTTCTGCGATGGCGTGGCCGCACCGCTGTTCTGGCTGCTGGTGGGCGGATTGCCGGGCCTGTGGGCCTACAAGGCGGTGAACACGGCGGATAGCCTGATCGGCCATCCGGAACCGCCGCTGCGCGCATTCGGCTGGGCCGCCGCTCGCACGGACGATTGTGCCAACTGGCTTCCCGCGCGGATTGCCGGGGTGCTGCTGTGCTGCGCGGGGGGCGGGGGCTGGCGGATCATGGCGCGCGATCACGCTTGCCATGCCTCCCCCAATGGCGGATGGCCCGAAGCGGCGATGGCGGGCGCCTTGCGCGTGCGATTGGCTGGCCCGGTCAGCTATGATGGCGTGGCGCATGACAAGTCGTGGATCGGCGATGGCGCGGCGCCCGATGCCGGGGCCGTGCGCGCGGGTTTGTGGATCTATGCGCGGGCCTGCCTGATGCTGTGGATGATTGCCGGAGGATGTGCGTGGCTGGTCTGA